The nucleotide sequence CCCTGTACTGAGACACTGAAATCTTGATACAAGCCACGAGTTCCATCAGACTTGGTGATTTTCACAAGGCAGTCTCTCTCAGTGCAAGATTTCCCAACATCAGCTGCCAAGCGGGTTCTCGCAAAATCCAAGGGGTAGACAAAGCAGAGAGAAGTAGCTCCAGCTGCACCACCAGAGGCAAGATTGCCAGCAAAATACCTCCTAAACTGTGTGTGCTTGTCCACTCCTCCCAAAAACACCTGCTTACACTTATCCTTAAAGGCAAAGTTAAGGACCTGGGTGGGGAGATATCTGATGACATTTCCTAAGTTCCAGAAGGAAAGCACCCCTTGTTCCTTTGGAATTCGGACTATACAAGCCCTTATGCCTTTGTACTGCTTATCGGCAGCAATTTCTTTACTTGCATGCTGCACCTGCAATACTAGCTTAACTCTCTGACTGGGGACCACCGAAGTCTTGGGCATGGCAGCGGCAATGCCACTGGCCAGGAGATCTTTGGTGAAGGAGATGACCTGTTCTATCATGGTTACAGAGGGGGAAGGTGTTAGAGTTGGAGGAagaaagctgagagagagagaaggccaaAAGCTGGGGAACTCATTGCCACTTGCACCCTGACTACAGATTCTAATTGCCACAAACAATGCTCTGTTTGTACTGCCAATGATGACTGCTGCACTCTCTTCTCTTTGCATTTCTAAGACTGTCACAGCTTCTAGGCTCCTCAACTTTCTTGTGAAAAGGCTGGCATTTACACAAAAGCAGTCATCCATTCTGGTACCAC is from Trichosurus vulpecula isolate mTriVul1 chromosome 7, mTriVul1.pri, whole genome shotgun sequence and encodes:
- the LOC118856998 gene encoding ADP/ATP translocase 3-like, with the protein product MIEQVISFTKDLLASGIAAAMPKTSVVPSQRVKLVLQVQHASKEIAADKQYKGIRACIVRIPKEQGVLSFWNLGNVIRYLPTQVLNFAFKDKCKQVFLGGVDKHTQFRRYFAGNLASGGAAGATSLCFVYPLDFARTRLAADVGKSCTERDCLVKITKSDGTRGLYQDFSVSVQGVITYRAAYFGICDTAKGMLPDLKNSYCGKLEIVQSVTAVAGVVSYPFDTVRRPMMMQSGCRGADTMYTGTPDCWNKISKDECGKVFFKGAWSNVLRGMGGTLVLVLYDELKKVI